One genomic region from Leptolyngbyaceae cyanobacterium JSC-12 encodes:
- a CDS encoding filamentous hemagglutinin family N-terminal domain protein (IMG reference gene:2510097564~PFAM: haemagglutination activity domain~TIGRFAM: filamentous hemagglutinin family N-terminal domain), whose amino-acid sequence MKHTDAIAPLLLLTTLISLVPSPVAAQISATPDGTNTLVNQAGNTFNITGGTQAGTNLFHSFQQFGLNQGQIANFLSNPAIANILGRVTGGDASVINGLMQVTGSNANLYLMNPAGIVFGPNASLNVPAAFTATTANGIGIGNGWFNATGTNNYANLTGTPNSFAFTVTQPGAIVNAGNLAVSQGQDLTLLGGTVVNTGSVSAPGGTVTIAAVPGEKLVRLSQPGNLLSLEFQPLPTGMATPAISPPTLPQLLTGGNLRSATGLTVENGIVKLVGAESAIAPGDVTAKAVTSQTATLSANNNVILVESQLQTTGDLNLLAKNTVTVRDSVAQPVAVQAGRDLTIQGNQGIDILALNHRQTNKPFQAGRDLNLVSDGMISGDAHFGSGGNFSTRSLNGGPATFISLNDPVISSNGNVTFLGSYTGASLKVEAIGNIRFTGNVTINNPDPGAVDANAADQALLQGGRALILRVGRTTLDNPNNVPNGTFINPGGITTPGSIQVDGDITGESGPVTVVMSAPGNIATQGISNANAITVDTPSNIFVRSVSGSSVRLTSTAGTVTLGTPADSDVGNFGGTFIISATNGILANGRIMGGRIELSSSSGNIIVNTVRGGSAGVDINAAGLFQARGGTELLNVFLQTRAADNPEVNSFLQSKGINLPPDQIVTVHYEFGNAGQSLPIIYSVGASQSDSAPAGSLNAPITIRFGGATRTLIDNSFPITATDGSGTITQGRILVQGGDGAFFLGPTTTGRLVPTNSDLFLTKDGGGNFIPVTAANYTAGTILYRNETYTAAFPTADFPANISGVAGSIYVGFGTNQTLYGASQSRVFAPVPPSPPVVPPTTENPGSLNSGNIAPANRPQVSSSAGDVIQRNTDRSGQTNACDVGSIATRDRDTRSSRETRFTPCVPTSDEVQILKILGDDGQSKP is encoded by the coding sequence ATGAAACATACTGACGCAATCGCTCCTTTGTTGCTGCTAACCACGCTCATTTCGCTTGTGCCGTCTCCCGTAGCTGCGCAGATTTCTGCAACACCAGACGGCACCAACACACTAGTGAATCAAGCAGGAAATACCTTCAATATCACGGGTGGCACTCAGGCAGGTACCAATTTATTTCATAGTTTTCAGCAGTTTGGGCTGAATCAGGGACAAATCGCCAATTTTTTGTCCAATCCTGCCATTGCTAATATCTTAGGGCGGGTCACAGGCGGCGATGCCTCGGTAATCAATGGACTGATGCAGGTGACTGGCAGCAACGCCAACCTGTATCTAATGAATCCAGCGGGGATTGTGTTTGGACCCAATGCCAGCCTAAATGTGCCTGCCGCCTTCACTGCCACCACTGCCAACGGCATTGGAATTGGCAATGGCTGGTTTAACGCCACAGGCACTAACAACTATGCCAATCTAACTGGAACACCCAATAGCTTTGCGTTTACGGTTACTCAACCGGGGGCGATCGTCAATGCAGGTAATCTTGCCGTTAGTCAAGGGCAGGATCTTACACTACTGGGGGGAACTGTTGTCAACACTGGGTCTGTTTCGGCACCGGGCGGGACCGTGACCATCGCGGCTGTTCCTGGAGAAAAGTTGGTGCGCCTTAGCCAACCTGGGAATCTGCTGAGTCTGGAGTTCCAACCTCTGCCGACTGGAATGGCGACTCCTGCAATTTCTCCTCCAACTCTACCGCAATTGTTGACAGGGGGAAATTTGAGGAGTGCTACGGGCTTAACAGTTGAGAATGGAATTGTGAAATTAGTGGGGGCAGAAAGTGCGATCGCGCCTGGTGATGTCACTGCTAAAGCGGTGACATCCCAAACTGCAACCCTCTCTGCTAACAACAACGTAATCCTGGTTGAAAGTCAACTTCAGACTACGGGCGATTTGAATTTGTTGGCAAAGAACACCGTCACTGTGCGAGATAGTGTAGCGCAACCAGTCGCGGTGCAAGCGGGGCGTGATCTAACCATTCAGGGCAACCAGGGAATTGATATCCTGGCGCTGAACCATCGGCAAACCAACAAACCTTTCCAAGCGGGACGCGACCTTAACTTGGTTAGCGATGGAATGATTTCGGGCGATGCCCATTTTGGCAGCGGTGGCAACTTTTCCACGCGATCGCTCAACGGCGGTCCGGCTACTTTTATCAGCCTCAATGATCCGGTGATTAGCTCCAACGGCAATGTGACGTTTCTCGGTTCCTATACGGGAGCCTCACTGAAAGTAGAAGCGATCGGCAATATTCGATTTACTGGCAATGTGACTATCAACAATCCCGACCCTGGTGCAGTGGACGCTAACGCAGCTGATCAGGCGCTATTGCAAGGAGGACGTGCCTTAATTCTGCGGGTTGGACGCACCACCCTTGATAACCCCAACAACGTCCCCAATGGCACGTTTATCAATCCGGGCGGAATTACTACTCCTGGCAGCATTCAAGTAGATGGAGACATTACCGGGGAAAGCGGACCTGTCACGGTGGTAATGTCTGCACCTGGAAATATTGCCACTCAAGGAATCAGTAACGCCAATGCCATAACGGTTGACACTCCCAGCAACATATTTGTCAGAAGCGTCAGCGGTAGCTCGGTGCGCTTAACCAGCACTGCCGGAACTGTGACGCTTGGCACTCCGGCCGATTCAGACGTTGGCAATTTTGGTGGCACGTTTATCATCTCCGCCACCAACGGAATTCTTGCCAATGGAAGGATTATGGGTGGGCGCATTGAGCTATCTTCCTCAAGTGGAAATATCATTGTAAACACTGTTCGGGGTGGCTCTGCGGGAGTAGATATCAATGCAGCCGGGCTTTTTCAGGCGCGGGGCGGAACAGAGTTATTGAATGTGTTTTTGCAAACGCGGGCAGCAGACAATCCTGAAGTCAATAGTTTCCTGCAATCTAAGGGAATTAATCTTCCACCCGATCAAATTGTCACTGTGCATTACGAGTTTGGCAACGCGGGCCAAAGTCTGCCGATTATCTACAGCGTGGGTGCATCGCAAAGTGACAGTGCGCCTGCAGGTTCGCTGAATGCCCCGATTACGATTCGGTTTGGGGGTGCTACTCGAACATTAATCGATAATTCGTTCCCGATCACCGCAACCGATGGAAGCGGAACGATTACCCAGGGTCGGATTTTGGTTCAGGGCGGCGATGGCGCATTTTTCTTAGGTCCAACCACGACTGGGAGACTCGTTCCTACCAATTCTGATCTCTTTTTAACAAAAGATGGGGGGGGCAACTTTATTCCGGTCACTGCTGCTAACTATACGGCTGGCACAATTCTTTACCGTAACGAAACCTATACGGCAGCGTTCCCTACGGCTGACTTCCCTGCCAATATTAGTGGGGTTGCTGGGTCGATTTATGTGGGCTTTGGGACAAACCAAACGCTATATGGTGCTAGCCAAAGTCGGGTGTTTGCTCCGGTTCCCCCTAGCCCTCCAGTGGTTCCTCCAACAACCGAGAACCCAGGTTCTCTCAATTCGGGGAATATTGCCCCTGCCAATAGACCGCAAGTAAGTAGCTCGGCGGGAGACGTAATCCAAAGAAACACTGATCGATCAGGTCAAACCAATGCTTGCGATGTAGGGTCGATCGCTACGAGGGATAGAGACACCCGTTCTAGCCGAGAAACCCGATTCACCCCCTGTGTCCCAACTTCTGATGAAGTGCAAATTCTCAAGATCTTAGGCGATGATGGGCAATCTAAACCGTAA
- a CDS encoding hypothetical protein (IMG reference gene:2510097565~PFAM: Tetratricopeptide repeat) codes for MKGYQVGLGAIAALFVLLDTAPPLMLATTPELPRLSSANQLLQQGIEYYQAGQFEAAIQTWQQAETQYRRAQNGVGQGQALFRLGTALVTVERYQEAIAALETGLPLLRSANDQPSEARALSNLGIAYKELGRYSQAIASHRAAGKLMRTLGDRQSLGQVLTNLGSAFEAVGDYSNAWIAHEQSLKIARQLGDRIGESVALGNLGMIYANQGNDKQAIAAFEQSLTLARAIPYEPGQASTLLNLGATYHGLRQPDRAIEYYQESLALARKLGDRRREATVLGSLGLVLEDRKDYADAIRHHEQSLAIARSLNDLEAQAVALNNLGHTCLKAGQFAKAEAALREAVLRLDALRPELNDRYKVSIFDTQLQTYNLLQQVLIATNQHEAALEAAEWGRARAFADRLAQRVRDEGKREKKELAKTAITPIRIEAIKQIAREQKATLVEYSVIPDDAFKFRGKQRGRESDLLIWVVQPSGKVYFRRVNLKPLWQQDLNLAKLVTASRNCLYPGADCSVKTNPVPTKASSRSGHPTQRPQRRINPALHRLHQLLIQPIADLLPENASDRVIILPLESLFLVPFPALQDTNGQYLIEQHTILTAPAIQVLALTRQIQQQRHAASRHNRFSPALIVGNPLMPKIGSEELSALPAAEDEAKQIADLLKAKALLGRDATQSKVVQQMPQASLIHLATHGLLEYGQTLGETDVPGAIALAPDPTPTTKNAPNGILTANEIVDFRLQANLVVLSACDTGRGRITGDGVIGLSRAFIAAGVPSIVVSLWAVSDVSTAHLMAHFYQNLLTQRDKAKALRYAMLETMKQYPRPLDWAAFTLIGEAE; via the coding sequence ATGAAGGGTTACCAGGTTGGGCTAGGAGCGATCGCTGCGTTATTCGTGTTGCTTGATACTGCGCCACCTCTCATGCTGGCAACAACTCCAGAACTCCCGCGACTGAGTTCTGCTAACCAATTACTCCAGCAAGGCATTGAATACTATCAGGCAGGACAGTTTGAGGCAGCGATTCAGACCTGGCAACAGGCAGAAACCCAGTATCGCCGGGCGCAAAATGGAGTAGGGCAAGGTCAGGCATTGTTCCGTTTGGGGACTGCATTGGTGACGGTGGAGCGCTATCAGGAGGCGATCGCCGCTTTAGAAACGGGTTTGCCCCTGCTCCGTTCAGCCAACGACCAGCCCTCAGAAGCACGTGCCTTAAGCAATCTAGGCATCGCCTACAAAGAACTGGGACGGTATAGTCAGGCAATTGCTTCCCATCGAGCAGCGGGAAAATTGATGCGAACATTAGGCGATCGCCAGAGCCTGGGGCAAGTGTTGACGAATTTAGGAAGCGCTTTTGAAGCGGTGGGAGATTACAGCAACGCCTGGATTGCCCATGAGCAGAGTTTGAAAATTGCCCGCCAATTGGGCGATCGCATCGGTGAGAGTGTGGCGCTGGGAAATTTGGGCATGATTTACGCCAATCAAGGCAATGATAAACAGGCGATCGCCGCCTTTGAACAAAGCCTCACTCTGGCACGAGCGATTCCCTATGAACCAGGGCAGGCAAGCACTCTCCTGAACTTGGGAGCTACTTATCATGGATTGCGACAACCTGACCGAGCGATTGAGTATTACCAGGAGAGTTTGGCACTGGCGCGTAAGTTGGGCGATCGCCGTCGAGAAGCAACTGTGTTGGGCAGTTTGGGATTGGTGCTAGAAGACCGCAAGGACTACGCTGATGCGATTCGTCATCACGAGCAGAGTCTGGCGATTGCGCGATCGCTCAATGACCTGGAAGCTCAGGCAGTAGCACTCAACAACCTGGGGCACACATGCCTGAAAGCTGGACAGTTTGCCAAAGCGGAAGCAGCTCTGCGAGAAGCTGTTCTGCGACTCGATGCCTTGCGTCCAGAGTTGAATGACCGCTACAAAGTGTCAATCTTTGATACCCAACTGCAGACGTATAATTTGCTACAACAGGTGTTAATCGCCACCAACCAACACGAGGCAGCGTTGGAAGCAGCCGAATGGGGCAGAGCACGGGCATTTGCTGATCGGTTAGCGCAGCGAGTACGAGATGAGGGCAAACGGGAAAAGAAAGAATTGGCAAAGACAGCGATCACACCGATTCGGATTGAAGCTATTAAGCAAATTGCCCGAGAGCAGAAGGCAACGCTAGTGGAATATTCGGTAATTCCTGATGATGCCTTTAAGTTTCGCGGGAAGCAGCGCGGGCGAGAATCAGACTTGCTCATTTGGGTGGTACAGCCCTCTGGCAAGGTATATTTTCGCCGAGTCAACCTGAAACCGCTATGGCAACAGGACTTAAATCTAGCAAAACTGGTTACTGCCAGCCGTAACTGCCTGTATCCTGGGGCTGATTGCAGCGTGAAAACCAATCCAGTACCCACTAAGGCATCGAGTCGATCCGGGCACCCAACCCAAAGACCTCAACGCCGGATCAATCCAGCCTTGCACCGCTTACATCAGTTGCTGATTCAGCCAATCGCTGATCTACTACCTGAGAATGCTAGCGATCGCGTCATCATTTTGCCCCTGGAATCCCTCTTTCTGGTGCCGTTCCCTGCCTTGCAAGATACCAATGGGCAATATCTAATTGAACAGCACACGATTTTGACCGCTCCAGCTATCCAGGTGTTAGCGCTGACCCGGCAGATTCAGCAACAACGCCATGCCGCCAGTCGCCACAATCGCTTTTCACCAGCTTTAATTGTGGGCAATCCCCTCATGCCCAAGATTGGCTCTGAAGAACTCTCTGCGCTCCCCGCCGCCGAGGATGAGGCCAAGCAAATCGCTGATTTGTTGAAAGCAAAAGCATTGCTGGGTAGGGACGCAACTCAAAGCAAAGTAGTCCAGCAAATGCCACAAGCTTCTCTGATTCATCTTGCCACGCATGGATTGCTGGAATACGGTCAAACTCTGGGAGAGACAGATGTGCCAGGGGCGATCGCCCTTGCCCCCGATCCCACCCCTACAACAAAAAACGCCCCCAACGGCATTCTTACTGCTAACGAAATTGTGGATTTTCGCTTACAAGCCAATCTTGTAGTGCTGAGTGCCTGTGACACCGGACGAGGGCGCATCACTGGAGATGGAGTGATTGGCTTATCCCGTGCGTTTATCGCTGCGGGGGTTCCCAGCATTGTGGTGTCATTATGGGCAGTATCGGATGTGTCAACTGCTCACCTCATGGCGCACTTCTACCAAAACTTGCTGACCCAGCGAGATAAAGCTAAAGCGCTCCGCTACGCCATGTTGGAAACGATGAAGCAATACCCTCGTCCCCTAGACTGGGCAGCATTTACTCTTATTGGGGAAGCAGAATAG
- a CDS encoding hypothetical protein (IMG reference gene:2510097566) has translation MSEESQMLSMQDLPPDWEVPAFTVQTFAPRQTRFCIGIPIINEGERICKQLQQMHDLGLHKLADIVIADGGSTDGSTARDRLVSVGVRTLLTKTGNGKLSAQLRMFFAYALLQGYEGMVIIDGNNKDGVEAIPNFLTALEHGWDYVQGSRYIPGGVEENTPLARKLAVVFIHAPVISLAAGFRYTDTTNGFRALSREFLLDPNLQPFRHVFDTYNLHYYLSVMAPRLGYRVKELPVSRVYPAKGPTPSKIKGFKGELHILSLLFKTALGLYRPVSNLPCSK, from the coding sequence ATGAGTGAAGAAAGTCAAATGTTGTCCATGCAAGATTTGCCTCCCGATTGGGAAGTCCCTGCTTTTACAGTCCAGACCTTTGCTCCTCGTCAAACCCGCTTCTGCATTGGTATTCCCATCATTAACGAAGGAGAACGCATTTGCAAACAACTCCAGCAAATGCATGACCTGGGATTGCACAAATTAGCCGATATCGTGATTGCTGATGGTGGCAGCACGGATGGTTCTACTGCTCGCGATCGCTTAGTTTCAGTTGGAGTTCGCACTCTGCTAACCAAAACGGGCAACGGTAAACTCAGTGCCCAACTACGCATGTTTTTTGCCTACGCCTTGCTGCAAGGCTACGAAGGCATGGTAATTATTGATGGCAACAACAAAGACGGTGTAGAAGCCATTCCCAACTTTCTCACTGCCCTGGAACACGGCTGGGACTATGTGCAAGGCTCCCGCTATATTCCTGGTGGAGTAGAGGAAAACACGCCCCTGGCTCGTAAGCTGGCAGTCGTCTTCATCCATGCACCTGTTATCAGTCTTGCTGCTGGCTTCCGCTATACGGATACCACGAACGGATTTCGAGCACTCAGCCGTGAATTTCTGCTTGATCCTAACCTGCAACCCTTCCGCCATGTCTTCGATACCTACAACCTGCACTACTATTTGTCTGTCATGGCTCCTCGGCTGGGTTATCGGGTAAAGGAACTGCCGGTATCGCGGGTTTACCCAGCCAAAGGACCGACTCCCAGCAAAATTAAAGGCTTCAAAGGAGAATTGCACATTCTCTCGTTGTTGTTCAAAACAGCACTCGGCCTTTACCGTCCTGTTTCAAATCTCCCATGCTCAAAATGA